One Setaria viridis chromosome 3, Setaria_viridis_v4.0, whole genome shotgun sequence DNA window includes the following coding sequences:
- the LOC117849015 gene encoding F-box/kelch-repeat protein At1g57790 — translation MAARRSWADLPADLVAEIARRVPCLTDRVRAARACRTWLEGVLKDPCPLKIPWLLLPADALPPDAIRRASFFCVLCNRAHRVAVPNDMGGARFFGAYPGGWLFLAYGQSCRHGLINLRTHESLYLPDNAVTFDESASNRNHPMLIRAATLSAPPAPLEGCVAAAIVTDLTPDYFFDPVHITLWRMGSRLGSTMFQFDAEDVIYHNGAFHFLSQHGDLLICRPEFQDEAPLERLQVRREYHPMVGVGFVLNAGACYLVECRGELLMVMRVQPHQDVTSQFKVYRMTQDQAQDADQAFYRWTELPALDGRMLFIGRGCSRSFEAAHFPGSQEGIYFLDDGNFYSAPIICVGDKPPQYGCCKNGVWSGPPDHVRYWFPEQRPSTYSSPVWFLH, via the coding sequence ATGGCTGCCCGGCGGTCCTGGGCGGACCTTCCCGCCGATCTCGTCGCAGAGATCGCCCGTCGCGTGCCGTGCCTCACCGACCGCGTCCGCGCTGCCAGGGCGTGCCGCACCTGGCTTGAAGGCGTGCTGAAGGACCCGTGCCCGCTCAAGATCCCatggctcctcctccccgccgacgcTCTCCCGCCCGATGCCATCCGCAGGGCGTCCTTCTTCTGCGTCCTCTGCAACCGCGCCCACCGCGTCGCCGTCCCGAACGACATGGGCGGCGCACGCTTCTTCGGCGCGTACCCCGGGGGCTGGCTGTTCCTCGCCTACGGCCAGAGCTGCCGCCACGGGCTGATCAACCTCCGCACCCACGAGAGCCTCTACCTCCCCGACAACGCCGTCACATTTGACGAATCGGCGTCGAACCGGAACCATCCCATGCTCATCCGCGCCGCCACCCTTTCTGCCCCGCCGGCCCCGCTCGAGGgatgcgtcgccgccgccatcgtcacGGATCTTACTCCGGATTATTTCTTCGATCCAGTGCATATTACGCTTTGGCGCATGGGGAGCCGGCTGGGCTCCACCATGTTCCAGTTCGACGCCGAGGACGTCATATACCACAACGGCGCCTTCCATTTCCTCTCCCAGCATGGGGATCTGCTCATTTGCAGGCCAGAATTCCAAGATGAAGCGCCCCTGGAACGACTGCAAGTGCGGAGGGAATACCACCCGATGGTGGGCGTGGGCTTTGTGCTGAACGCCGGCGCTTGCTACCTCGTCGAGTGCCGCGGAGAGCTTCTGATGGTCATGCGAGTCCAGCCTCATCAAGATGTGACATCGCAGTTCAAGGTGTACCGGATGACACAGGATCAGGCACAGGACGCCGACCAAGCTTTCTACCGTTGGACCGAGTTGCCCGCGCTGGATGGCCGGATGCTGTTCATCGGACGCGGCTGCTCCAGATCCTTCGAGGCGGCTCATTTCCCCGGATCTCAGGAAGGCATCTACTTCTTGGATGACGGGAATTTCTATTCGGCGCCGATTATATGCGTCGGAGACAAGCCCCCGCAGTACGGCTGCTGCAAAAACGGGGTCTGGTCCGGACCGCCTGATCATGTCCGCTACTGGTTCCCGGAACAGCGCCCATCGACCTACTCGTCTCCGGTATGGTTTCTCCATTGA